One stretch of Tenrec ecaudatus isolate mTenEca1 chromosome 18, mTenEca1.hap1, whole genome shotgun sequence DNA includes these proteins:
- the LRFN1 gene encoding leucine-rich repeat and fibronectin type III domain-containing protein 1 yields MAPGPSSSALLSPPPAAFPFLLLLWAGASRGQPCPGRCICQNVAPTLTMLCAKTGLLFVPPAIDRRVVELRLTDNFIAAVRRRDFANMTSLVHLTLSRNTIGQVAAGAFADLRALRALHLDSNRLAEVRGDQLRGLGNLRHLILGNNQIRRVESAAFDAFLATVEDLDLSYNNLEALPWEAVGQMVNLNTLTLDHNLIDHIAEGTFVQLHKLVRLDMTSNRLHKLPPDGLFLRSQGAGPRPPTPLAVSFGGNPLHCNCELLWLRRLTRVDDLETCATPEHLTDRYFWSIPEEEFLCEPPLITRQAGGRALVVEGQAVSLRCRAVGDPEPVVHWVAPDGRLLGNSSRTRVRGDGTLDVTITTLRDSGTFTCIASNAAGEATAPVEVCVVPLPLMAPPPAAPPPLTEPGSSDIATPGRPGINDSAADRRLVAAELTSNSALIRWPAQRPVPGIRMYQVQYNSSVDDSLVYRMIPSTSQTFLVNDLAAGRAYDLCVLAVYDDGATALPATRVVGCVQFTTAGDPAPCRPLRAHFLGGTMIIAIGGVIVASVLVFIVLLMIRYKVYGDGDGRRVKGTSRSPPRVSHVCSQTNGAGAAQAPPPPALDRYEALREVATPGAPAAEAKATAAEAAPTEPEAALGRSLGGSATSLCLLPSEETSGVEPRASAGPRRSRSGALGPPASAPPTLALVPGGAPARPRPQQRYSFDGDYGALFQSHSYPRRARRTKRHRSTPHLDGAGAGAAGEDEDLGLGSARARLAFTSTEWMLESTV; encoded by the exons ATGGCCCCAGGCCCCTCCTCCTCGGCGCTCCTCTCGCCGCCACCGGCTGCGTTCCCCTTCCTGCTGCTGCTCTGGGCAGGGGCCTCTCGGGGCCAGCCCTGCCCGGGCCGCTGCATCTGCCAGAACGTGGCGCCCACGCTGACCATGCTGTGCGCCAAGACCGGCCTGCTTTTTGTGCCTCCGGCCATCGACCGGCGCGTCGTGGAGCTGCGGCTCACAGACAACTTCATTGCGGCTGTCCGCCGCCGTGACTTCGCCAACATGACCAGCCTGGTGCACCTCACCCTCTCCCGGAACACCATCGGCCAGGTGGCGGCTGGCGCCTTCGCCGACCTCCGCGCCCTCCGCGCCCTGCACCTGGACAGCAACCGCCTGGCCGAGGTGCGTGGCGACCAGCTCCGAGGCCTGGGCAACCTCCGCCACCTGATCCTGGGCAACAACCAGATCCGCCGGGTCGAGTCGGCCGCCTTCGACGCGTTCCTGGCCACCGTGGAGGACCTGGATCTGTCCTACAATAACCTCGAGGCGCTGCCCTGGGAGGCGGTGGGCCAGATGGTGAACCTGAACACCCTCACGCTGGACCACAACCTCATCGACCACATCGCCGAGGGCACCTTCGTGCAGCTGCACAAACTGGTCCGCCTGGACATGACCTCCAACCGCCTGCATAAACTCCCGCCCGACGGGCTCTTCCTGCGCTCGCAGGGCGCTGGGCCCCGGCCGCCCACGCCCCTGGCCGTCAGCTTCGGCGGGAACCCGCTGCACTGCAATTGCGAGCTGCTCTGGCTGCGCCGGCTGACCCGGGTGGACGACCTGGAGACGTGCGCCACGCCGGAGCACCTGACCGATCGCTACTTCTGGTCCATCCCCGAGGAGGAGTTTTTGTGCGAGCCTCCGCTGATCACGCGGCAGGCCGGCGGCCgtgccctggtggtggagggcCAGGCTGTCAGCCTGCGCTGCCGGGCGGTGGGGGACCCTGAGCCGGTGGTCCACTGGGTGGCCCCTGATGGACGGCTGCTGGGGAACTCCAGCCGGACCCGGGTCCGGGGGGACGGGACGCTGGATGTCACCATCACCACCTTGCGGGACAGCGGCACGTTCACGTGCATCGCCTCCAACGCCGCGGGAGAGGCCACGGCGCCCGTGGAGGTGTGCGTGGTGCCGCTGCCCCTGATGGCGCCCCCGCCGGCCGCTCCGCCCCCTCTGACGGAGCCGGGCTCCTCGGACATCGCCACGCCCGGCCGGCCTGGTATCAATGACTCGGCCGCGGACCGCAGGCTGGTGGCCGCCGAGCTGACCTCAAACTCCGCGCTCATCCGCTGGCCAGCCCAGAGGCCCGTGCCTGGCATCCGCATGTACCAGGTGCAGTACAACAGCTCGGTGGACGATTCCCTCGTCTACAG GATGATCCCGTCCACCAGCCAGACCTTCCTGGTGAATGATCTGGCGGCCGGCCGTGCCTACGACCTGTGCGTGCTGGCTGTCTACGACGATGGGGCCACGGCGCTGCCGGCCACGCGCGTGGTGGGCTGCGTGCAGTTCACCACGGCTGGGGACCCGGCACCCTGCCGCCCGCTGCGAGCCCATTTCCTCGGCGGCACCATGATCATCGCCATCGGGGGCGTCATCGTGGCCTCGGTCCTCGTCTTCATCGTCCTGCTTATGATCCGCTACAAGGTCTACGGCGACGGGGACGGCCGCCGCGTTAAGGGCACCTCCAGGTCGCCCCCGAGGGTCAGCCACGTGTGCTCGCAGACCAACGGCGCAGGCGCGGCGCAggccccgccgccgccggccCTTGACCGCTACGAGGCGCTGCGCGAGGTGGCCACTCCTGGCGCCCCCGCAGCCGAGGCCAAGGCCACCGCGGCGGAGGCGGCCCCCACGGAACCGGAGGCGGCCCTAGGACGCTCTCTGGGCGGCTCGGCCACCTCGCTGTGCCTGTTGCCGTCCGAGGAAACTTCTGGGGTGGAGCCTCGGGCCTCGGCGGGGCCTCGGAGGAGCCGGTCCGGGGCGCTCGGGCCGCCAGCTTCGGCGCCCCCGACGCTGGCTCTGGTTCCGGGGGGCGCGCCGGCCCGGCCCAGGCCGCAGCAGCGCTATTCGTTCGACGGGGACTACGGGGCGCTCTTCCAGAGCCACAGTTACCCGCGCCGCGCCCGGCGGACAAAGCGCCACCGGTCCACGCCGCACCTGGACGGGGCCGGAGCGGGCGCGGCGGGGGAGGACGAAGACCTGGGGCTGGGCTCTGCCCGGGCGCGCCTGGCCTTCACCAGCACCGAGTGGATGCTGGAGAGTACCGTGTGA